A genomic segment from Salmo trutta chromosome 38, fSalTru1.1, whole genome shotgun sequence encodes:
- the LOC115178460 gene encoding uncharacterized protein LOC115178460 isoform X2, whose product MAYRGRKSSEFDKLQKENSQMKSVIENLRKQNMALNQQDDQDKFSSFGYQESYPIPEGHRGFISDARLLQMQRAEREAMEAKQRKISAIHENYVRTALIGVGSTFAHHFVPSIQCIPRPKAPPRPLPRRLEHIALAPLKNVVGVDGAQVRPGSHSLESIQVNKSFSSSSVRPVPVPPTGAPSKRGKKKKGRRGVKALKVQLDQGCADNNGPIDLMEEVRDIEAHLKEEAWKVVHEVKAMGRRSLGSAMSMGEIATSSLGSLSSVDMNTPAELRDYLDFGTPVKSRDSPPRPAPPPTKPRSKLPRPTRFLSLQKADTGSVHREIDVCCQPIDKKAASEPKGQIKKGQDQARLQPLSNPEQALTKTFKLLHSASDDWEKKIEGLTSLRVMAQNHMDILMPKLHDICLAIINEVKNLRSAVSCAAMATLGDMYVHLQRAMDSEVEGTARVLLYKASEANNFIRQAANFALGHMVQSCTPTRVMNALLVGGLSHRNAAVRSCTAQHLERLAEVMGMSRLLSGKKDLTDRFLIAVSKLAVDPAQEVRHHGRNILRNVATNGDFAKMWDKFAPRKERESLREVISKVNLKERNI is encoded by the exons ATGGCTTATCGAGGAAGAAAATCAAGTGAGTTTGACAAACTCCAGAAGGAGAACTCTCAGATGAAGAGCGTCATCGAAAACTTGAGGAAGCAAAACATGGCTTTAAACCAACAGGATGACCAGGACAAGTTTTCAAGTTTT GGCTATCAGGAGAGCTACCCAATCCCAGAGGGCCATCGGGGCTTCATCAGTGATGCCAGACTTCTGCAGAtgcagagagctgagagagaggccaTGGAAGCAAAGCAAAGAAAGATAAGTGCTATCCATGAGAATTATGTCCGGACTGCTCTCATCGGGGTTGGCAGCACCTTCGCGCACCACTTCGTCCCCTCTATTCAGTGCATTCCGCGGCCGAAAGCTCCACCGAGGCCTTTGCCACGAAGGCTTGAACACATAGCTCTGGCCCCACTGAAGAACGTGGTGGGGGTGGACGGAGCCCAAGTTCGACCCGGATCTCACTCTCTGGAGTCCATCCAGGTGAATAAGTCATTCAGCAGCAGTAGCGTGCGGCCTGTTCCCGTCCCTCCCACTGGAGCTCCCTCCAAGAGGGGCAAGAAGAAGAAGGGCAGGCGGGGAGTCAAAGCCCTGAAAGTCCAGTTGGACCAGGGCTGTGCTGACAACAACGGACCCATTGACctgatggaggaggtgagggacatCGAGGCTCACCTGAAGGAGGAGGCCTGGAAG GTGGTACATGAGGTGAAGGCCATGGGCAGGAGAAGTTTGGGCTCGGCCATGTCCATGGGGGAAATAGCCACCAGCTCTCTGGGAAGCCTGAGCTCAGTGGATATGAACACCCCTGCGGAGCTCCGTGACTACTTGGATTTTGGGACCCCGGTAAAGTCGCGTGACAGCCCACCCAGGCCTGCTCCCCCTCCTACCAAGCCCAGGAGCAAACTGCCTCGGCCTACAAGGTTCCTTAGCCTGCAAAAGGCTGACACCGGCTCAG ttcacAGAGAGATAGATGTCTGCTGTCAACCCATAGACAAGAAGGCAGCCAGTGAGCCAAAGGGCCAAATAAAGAAAGGTCAGGACCAGGCCAGATTGCAGCCCCTGTCCAACCCAGAGCAGGCCCTGACTAAGACCTTTAAGCTGCTCCACTCTGCCTCTGATGACTG GGAGAAGAAGATCGAGGGCTTGACCTCTCTCCGTGTGATGGCTCAGAACCACATGGACATACTGATGCCTAAACTCCATGATATCTGCCTTGCCATTATAAATGAG GTGAAGAACCTGCGCTCTGCAGTGTCCTGTGCTGCCATGGCCACACTGGGTGACATGTACGTTCACCTCCAGAGGGCCATGGACAGTGAGGTGGAGGGGACGGCACGCGTGCTGCTGTACAAAGCCAGCGAGGCCAACAACTTCATCCGGCAGGCCGCCAACTTTGCCCTGGGTCACATGGTGCAGAGCTGCACCCCTACCCGTGTCATGAATGCCCTGCTGGTCGGTGGGCtgag CCACCGTAACGCTGCGGTGAGGAGCTGCACTGCTCAGCACCTGGAGAGACTGGCTGAGGTCATGGGGATGTCTCGTCTCCTGTCGGGGAAGAAAGACCTCACTGACCGTTTCTTGATTGCCGTCAGTAAACTGGCTGTGGACCCTGCACAGGAAGTCAG GCATCATGGTCGCAATATCTTGAGAAACGTGGCCACCAATGGCGACTTTGCTAAAATGTGGGACAAATTCGCTCCGAGGAAAGAGCGAGAATCCTTGAGGGAGGTCATCTCAAAGGTTAACCTCAAAGAAAG GAATATCTGA
- the LOC115178464 gene encoding uncharacterized protein LOC115178464: protein MPAKLVQFTGWEAVVEKQIVLKPGQAPRGRQGYTMYHGTHRDSARAIITGGFRPLAGGTLGPGVYCSRDIAKAQGYPGGCPTGEHVVLQLKVRVGRVKKMDRQNVAMWCSWQQSGYDTAWLPSTVIGHEEDCVKDPKRVAVNGIAHCGDPATKQALEKLISQQRHGVESSGRVVGGCKECKMQTPICHSLEVCWGCGATVCPFMDKHVCKRSS from the coding sequence ATGCCAGCGAAGTTGGTGCAGTTCACCggttgggaggctgtggttgagAAGCAGATTGTCCTGAAACCTGGTCAGGCACCACGGGGCAGACAAGGCTACACCATGTACCATGGCACCCACCGTGACAGCGCTCGAGCCATCATCACAGGGGGGTTCCGGCCCTTGGCGGGGGGCACGTTGGGCCCGGGGGTCTACTGCAGTCGGGACATAGCCAAGGCGCAGGGTTACCCCGGTGGGTGCCCCACTGGAGAACATGTGGTATTGCAGCTGAAGGTCCGGGTGGGCCGCGTGAAGAAGATGGATAGGCAGAATGTAGCAATGTGGTGCTCGTGGCAACAGAGCGGATACGATACAGCCTGGCTGCCCTCCACCGTCATTGGGCATGAGGAGGACTGCGTTAAAGATCCAAAGCGGGTGGCGGTGAACGGCATCGCGCACTGTGGCGACCCGGCCACGAAGCAAGCCCTCGAGAAGCTCATCAGTCAGCAGAGACATGGGGTGGAATCAAGTGGGAGGGTTGTGGGCGGGTGTAAGGAGTGCAAGATGCAGACACCGATTTGCCActctctggaggtgtgttgggggtGTGGCGCCACTGTATGCCCTTTTATGGACAAACACGTCTGCAAAAGGAGCAGTTGA
- the LOC115178460 gene encoding uncharacterized protein LOC115178460 isoform X3 encodes MAYRGRKSSEFDKLQKENSQMKSVIENLRKQNMALNQQDDQDKFSSFGYQESYPIPEGHRGFISDARLLQMQRAEREAMEAKQRKISAIHENYVRTALIGVGSTFAHHFVPSIQCIPRPKAPPRPLPRRLEHIALAPLKNVVGVDGAQVRPGSHSLESIQVNKSFSSSSVRPVPVPPTGAPSKRGKKKKGRRGVKALKVQLDQGCADNNGPIDLMEEVRDIEAHLKEEAWKVVHEVKAMGRRSLGSAMSMGEIATSSLGSLSSVDMNTPAELRDYLDFGTPVKSRDSPPRPAPPPTKPRSKLPRPTRFLSLQKADTGSVHREIDVCCQPIDKKAASEPKGQIKKGQDQARLQPLSNPEQALTKTFKLLHSASDDWEKKIEGLTSLRVMAQNHMDILMPKLHDICLAIINEVKNLRSAVSCAAMATLGDMYVHLQRAMDSEVEGTARVLLYKASEANNFIRQAANFALGHMVQSCTPTRVMNALLVGGLSHRNAAVRSCTAQHLERLAEVMGMSRLLSGKKDLTDRFLIAVSKLAVDPAQEVRHHGRNILRNVATNGDFAKMWDKFAPRKERESLREVISKVNLKERT; translated from the exons ATGGCTTATCGAGGAAGAAAATCAAGTGAGTTTGACAAACTCCAGAAGGAGAACTCTCAGATGAAGAGCGTCATCGAAAACTTGAGGAAGCAAAACATGGCTTTAAACCAACAGGATGACCAGGACAAGTTTTCAAGTTTT GGCTATCAGGAGAGCTACCCAATCCCAGAGGGCCATCGGGGCTTCATCAGTGATGCCAGACTTCTGCAGAtgcagagagctgagagagaggccaTGGAAGCAAAGCAAAGAAAGATAAGTGCTATCCATGAGAATTATGTCCGGACTGCTCTCATCGGGGTTGGCAGCACCTTCGCGCACCACTTCGTCCCCTCTATTCAGTGCATTCCGCGGCCGAAAGCTCCACCGAGGCCTTTGCCACGAAGGCTTGAACACATAGCTCTGGCCCCACTGAAGAACGTGGTGGGGGTGGACGGAGCCCAAGTTCGACCCGGATCTCACTCTCTGGAGTCCATCCAGGTGAATAAGTCATTCAGCAGCAGTAGCGTGCGGCCTGTTCCCGTCCCTCCCACTGGAGCTCCCTCCAAGAGGGGCAAGAAGAAGAAGGGCAGGCGGGGAGTCAAAGCCCTGAAAGTCCAGTTGGACCAGGGCTGTGCTGACAACAACGGACCCATTGACctgatggaggaggtgagggacatCGAGGCTCACCTGAAGGAGGAGGCCTGGAAG GTGGTACATGAGGTGAAGGCCATGGGCAGGAGAAGTTTGGGCTCGGCCATGTCCATGGGGGAAATAGCCACCAGCTCTCTGGGAAGCCTGAGCTCAGTGGATATGAACACCCCTGCGGAGCTCCGTGACTACTTGGATTTTGGGACCCCGGTAAAGTCGCGTGACAGCCCACCCAGGCCTGCTCCCCCTCCTACCAAGCCCAGGAGCAAACTGCCTCGGCCTACAAGGTTCCTTAGCCTGCAAAAGGCTGACACCGGCTCAG ttcacAGAGAGATAGATGTCTGCTGTCAACCCATAGACAAGAAGGCAGCCAGTGAGCCAAAGGGCCAAATAAAGAAAGGTCAGGACCAGGCCAGATTGCAGCCCCTGTCCAACCCAGAGCAGGCCCTGACTAAGACCTTTAAGCTGCTCCACTCTGCCTCTGATGACTG GGAGAAGAAGATCGAGGGCTTGACCTCTCTCCGTGTGATGGCTCAGAACCACATGGACATACTGATGCCTAAACTCCATGATATCTGCCTTGCCATTATAAATGAG GTGAAGAACCTGCGCTCTGCAGTGTCCTGTGCTGCCATGGCCACACTGGGTGACATGTACGTTCACCTCCAGAGGGCCATGGACAGTGAGGTGGAGGGGACGGCACGCGTGCTGCTGTACAAAGCCAGCGAGGCCAACAACTTCATCCGGCAGGCCGCCAACTTTGCCCTGGGTCACATGGTGCAGAGCTGCACCCCTACCCGTGTCATGAATGCCCTGCTGGTCGGTGGGCtgag CCACCGTAACGCTGCGGTGAGGAGCTGCACTGCTCAGCACCTGGAGAGACTGGCTGAGGTCATGGGGATGTCTCGTCTCCTGTCGGGGAAGAAAGACCTCACTGACCGTTTCTTGATTGCCGTCAGTAAACTGGCTGTGGACCCTGCACAGGAAGTCAG GCATCATGGTCGCAATATCTTGAGAAACGTGGCCACCAATGGCGACTTTGCTAAAATGTGGGACAAATTCGCTCCGAGGAAAGAGCGAGAATCCTTGAGGGAGGTCATCTCAAAGGTTAACCTCAAAGAAAG gacctga
- the LOC115178460 gene encoding TOG array regulator of axonemal microtubules protein 2-like isoform X4, with product MAYRGRKSSEFDKLQKENSQMKSVIENLRKQNMALNQQDDQDKFSSFGYQESYPIPEGHRGFISDARLLQMQRAEREAMEAKQRKISAIHENYVRTALIGVGSTFAHHFVPSIQCIPRPKAPPRPLPRRLEHIALAPLKNVVGVDGAQVRPGSHSLESIQVNKSFSSSSVRPVPVPPTGAPSKRGKKKKGRRGVKALKVQLDQGCADNNGPIDLMEEVRDIEAHLKEEAWKVVHEVKAMGRRSLGSAMSMGEIATSSLGSLSSVDMNTPAELRDYLDFGTPVKSRDSPPRPAPPPTKPRSKLPRPTRFLSLQKADTGSDKKAASEPKGQIKKGQDQARLQPLSNPEQALTKTFKLLHSASDDWEKKIEGLTSLRVMAQNHMDILMPKLHDICLAIINEVKNLRSAVSCAAMATLGDMYVHLQRAMDSEVEGTARVLLYKASEANNFIRQAANFALGHMVQSCTPTRVMNALLVGGLSHRNAAVRSCTAQHLERLAEVMGMSRLLSGKKDLTDRFLIAVSKLAVDPAQEVRHHGRNILRNVATNGDFAKMWDKFAPRKERESLREVISKVNLKERYILSG from the exons ATGGCTTATCGAGGAAGAAAATCAAGTGAGTTTGACAAACTCCAGAAGGAGAACTCTCAGATGAAGAGCGTCATCGAAAACTTGAGGAAGCAAAACATGGCTTTAAACCAACAGGATGACCAGGACAAGTTTTCAAGTTTT GGCTATCAGGAGAGCTACCCAATCCCAGAGGGCCATCGGGGCTTCATCAGTGATGCCAGACTTCTGCAGAtgcagagagctgagagagaggccaTGGAAGCAAAGCAAAGAAAGATAAGTGCTATCCATGAGAATTATGTCCGGACTGCTCTCATCGGGGTTGGCAGCACCTTCGCGCACCACTTCGTCCCCTCTATTCAGTGCATTCCGCGGCCGAAAGCTCCACCGAGGCCTTTGCCACGAAGGCTTGAACACATAGCTCTGGCCCCACTGAAGAACGTGGTGGGGGTGGACGGAGCCCAAGTTCGACCCGGATCTCACTCTCTGGAGTCCATCCAGGTGAATAAGTCATTCAGCAGCAGTAGCGTGCGGCCTGTTCCCGTCCCTCCCACTGGAGCTCCCTCCAAGAGGGGCAAGAAGAAGAAGGGCAGGCGGGGAGTCAAAGCCCTGAAAGTCCAGTTGGACCAGGGCTGTGCTGACAACAACGGACCCATTGACctgatggaggaggtgagggacatCGAGGCTCACCTGAAGGAGGAGGCCTGGAAG GTGGTACATGAGGTGAAGGCCATGGGCAGGAGAAGTTTGGGCTCGGCCATGTCCATGGGGGAAATAGCCACCAGCTCTCTGGGAAGCCTGAGCTCAGTGGATATGAACACCCCTGCGGAGCTCCGTGACTACTTGGATTTTGGGACCCCGGTAAAGTCGCGTGACAGCCCACCCAGGCCTGCTCCCCCTCCTACCAAGCCCAGGAGCAAACTGCCTCGGCCTACAAGGTTCCTTAGCCTGCAAAAGGCTGACACCGGCTCAG ACAAGAAGGCAGCCAGTGAGCCAAAGGGCCAAATAAAGAAAGGTCAGGACCAGGCCAGATTGCAGCCCCTGTCCAACCCAGAGCAGGCCCTGACTAAGACCTTTAAGCTGCTCCACTCTGCCTCTGATGACTG GGAGAAGAAGATCGAGGGCTTGACCTCTCTCCGTGTGATGGCTCAGAACCACATGGACATACTGATGCCTAAACTCCATGATATCTGCCTTGCCATTATAAATGAG GTGAAGAACCTGCGCTCTGCAGTGTCCTGTGCTGCCATGGCCACACTGGGTGACATGTACGTTCACCTCCAGAGGGCCATGGACAGTGAGGTGGAGGGGACGGCACGCGTGCTGCTGTACAAAGCCAGCGAGGCCAACAACTTCATCCGGCAGGCCGCCAACTTTGCCCTGGGTCACATGGTGCAGAGCTGCACCCCTACCCGTGTCATGAATGCCCTGCTGGTCGGTGGGCtgag CCACCGTAACGCTGCGGTGAGGAGCTGCACTGCTCAGCACCTGGAGAGACTGGCTGAGGTCATGGGGATGTCTCGTCTCCTGTCGGGGAAGAAAGACCTCACTGACCGTTTCTTGATTGCCGTCAGTAAACTGGCTGTGGACCCTGCACAGGAAGTCAG GCATCATGGTCGCAATATCTTGAGAAACGTGGCCACCAATGGCGACTTTGCTAAAATGTGGGACAAATTCGCTCCGAGGAAAGAGCGAGAATCCTTGAGGGAGGTCATCTCAAAGGTTAACCTCAAAGAAAGGTACATTCTCTCTGGATGA
- the LOC115178460 gene encoding uncharacterized protein LOC115178460 isoform X1 produces MAYRGRKSSEFDKLQKENSQMKSVIENLRKQNMALNQQDDQDKFSSFGYQESYPIPEGHRGFISDARLLQMQRAEREAMEAKQRKISAIHENYVRTALIGVGSTFAHHFVPSIQCIPRPKAPPRPLPRRLEHIALAPLKNVVGVDGAQVRPGSHSLESIQVNKSFSSSSVRPVPVPPTGAPSKRGKKKKGRRGVKALKVQLDQGCADNNGPIDLMEEVRDIEAHLKEEAWKVVHEVKAMGRRSLGSAMSMGEIATSSLGSLSSVDMNTPAELRDYLDFGTPVKSRDSPPRPAPPPTKPRSKLPRPTRFLSLQKADTGSVHREIDVCCQPIDKKAASEPKGQIKKGQDQARLQPLSNPEQALTKTFKLLHSASDDWEKKIEGLTSLRVMAQNHMDILMPKLHDICLAIINEVKNLRSAVSCAAMATLGDMYVHLQRAMDSEVEGTARVLLYKASEANNFIRQAANFALGHMVQSCTPTRVMNALLVGGLSHRNAAVRSCTAQHLERLAEVMGMSRLLSGKKDLTDRFLIAVSKLAVDPAQEVRHHGRNILRNVATNGDFAKMWDKFAPRKERESLREVISKVNLKERYILSG; encoded by the exons ATGGCTTATCGAGGAAGAAAATCAAGTGAGTTTGACAAACTCCAGAAGGAGAACTCTCAGATGAAGAGCGTCATCGAAAACTTGAGGAAGCAAAACATGGCTTTAAACCAACAGGATGACCAGGACAAGTTTTCAAGTTTT GGCTATCAGGAGAGCTACCCAATCCCAGAGGGCCATCGGGGCTTCATCAGTGATGCCAGACTTCTGCAGAtgcagagagctgagagagaggccaTGGAAGCAAAGCAAAGAAAGATAAGTGCTATCCATGAGAATTATGTCCGGACTGCTCTCATCGGGGTTGGCAGCACCTTCGCGCACCACTTCGTCCCCTCTATTCAGTGCATTCCGCGGCCGAAAGCTCCACCGAGGCCTTTGCCACGAAGGCTTGAACACATAGCTCTGGCCCCACTGAAGAACGTGGTGGGGGTGGACGGAGCCCAAGTTCGACCCGGATCTCACTCTCTGGAGTCCATCCAGGTGAATAAGTCATTCAGCAGCAGTAGCGTGCGGCCTGTTCCCGTCCCTCCCACTGGAGCTCCCTCCAAGAGGGGCAAGAAGAAGAAGGGCAGGCGGGGAGTCAAAGCCCTGAAAGTCCAGTTGGACCAGGGCTGTGCTGACAACAACGGACCCATTGACctgatggaggaggtgagggacatCGAGGCTCACCTGAAGGAGGAGGCCTGGAAG GTGGTACATGAGGTGAAGGCCATGGGCAGGAGAAGTTTGGGCTCGGCCATGTCCATGGGGGAAATAGCCACCAGCTCTCTGGGAAGCCTGAGCTCAGTGGATATGAACACCCCTGCGGAGCTCCGTGACTACTTGGATTTTGGGACCCCGGTAAAGTCGCGTGACAGCCCACCCAGGCCTGCTCCCCCTCCTACCAAGCCCAGGAGCAAACTGCCTCGGCCTACAAGGTTCCTTAGCCTGCAAAAGGCTGACACCGGCTCAG ttcacAGAGAGATAGATGTCTGCTGTCAACCCATAGACAAGAAGGCAGCCAGTGAGCCAAAGGGCCAAATAAAGAAAGGTCAGGACCAGGCCAGATTGCAGCCCCTGTCCAACCCAGAGCAGGCCCTGACTAAGACCTTTAAGCTGCTCCACTCTGCCTCTGATGACTG GGAGAAGAAGATCGAGGGCTTGACCTCTCTCCGTGTGATGGCTCAGAACCACATGGACATACTGATGCCTAAACTCCATGATATCTGCCTTGCCATTATAAATGAG GTGAAGAACCTGCGCTCTGCAGTGTCCTGTGCTGCCATGGCCACACTGGGTGACATGTACGTTCACCTCCAGAGGGCCATGGACAGTGAGGTGGAGGGGACGGCACGCGTGCTGCTGTACAAAGCCAGCGAGGCCAACAACTTCATCCGGCAGGCCGCCAACTTTGCCCTGGGTCACATGGTGCAGAGCTGCACCCCTACCCGTGTCATGAATGCCCTGCTGGTCGGTGGGCtgag CCACCGTAACGCTGCGGTGAGGAGCTGCACTGCTCAGCACCTGGAGAGACTGGCTGAGGTCATGGGGATGTCTCGTCTCCTGTCGGGGAAGAAAGACCTCACTGACCGTTTCTTGATTGCCGTCAGTAAACTGGCTGTGGACCCTGCACAGGAAGTCAG GCATCATGGTCGCAATATCTTGAGAAACGTGGCCACCAATGGCGACTTTGCTAAAATGTGGGACAAATTCGCTCCGAGGAAAGAGCGAGAATCCTTGAGGGAGGTCATCTCAAAGGTTAACCTCAAAGAAAGGTACATTCTCTCTGGATGA